TTATCTTGAAATTTTTCATTTTATTTTGCCGATATGATTAAGATAATGTTTCATTTTTGAATATGTGAGCTAATTTTATAAATGATTCAGTATTTAATTTATGGGTAACGAGCAAACTCATCCATTACATGAAACAGACAAGAACATTATAGATTCCCTTATCACTAAAAAAACACCTGAAGATCTTGATTATATAAATTTAGCTAGATTAATAAATCGTTATACCAATTTCCCCGGAGAAATTGAAATTAAAGCCGATATTGAAAAAATTTTAAATTTTTGGAGGATCTCTAAAAATGAACTTTTTTCAAAAACAAAAACTATTTGGTCAAAAAGCTTTAGGCCTTCTAATACGAATAAGGGTTTAGTTGGCTCAGGTTTTGATACCTCAAATTGAATTTTATCCGCATAATTTTTCTTCCATAAAAAATGTCTTATAATCTATCAAACGCTGAAATCCTAAATAATTTGTTGGAGGGAAGGGACCTTGATGAATTAACTTCTCGATCTTTAATGCAAAGATGGCTTAATGATGAAATTTCAGATGTTGAAACTGGAGCTTTTTTG
This is a stretch of genomic DNA from Prochlorococcus marinus XMU1412. It encodes these proteins:
- a CDS encoding DUF3288 family protein — protein: MGNEQTHPLHETDKNIIDSLITKKTPEDLDYINLARLINRYTNFPGEIEIKADIEKILNFWRISKNELFSKTKTIWSKSFRPSNTNKGLVGSGFDTSN